From Synoicihabitans lomoniglobus, the proteins below share one genomic window:
- a CDS encoding DUF2851 family protein: protein MNSGRRDLGASRPDLDSTGAVMEMQGLFGPFQFPELLLQRIWADRAFSVGEATTQNGERIKVDHPGRWNRLGGPDFKDARLRIGGRQIDGDVEIHLHESDWRAHGHGNDAHYDGVVLHVVLYPSSATTTATNGDRASIPVLALLPLLWHDLEEYAADAAVSSIADRPADRLAAEWLEMSPRQARARLRGEARKRWDAKVHYARLRIQRTSWREACHLTAMEILGYRFNRVGMLRAAIRWPLALWGEDGVETDEVFMELAADWKLNGVRPANHPRRRLASYARWVRQGGTAWPDRLIEQARAWPGAALDTDDSGDRGVRQWRRDSGYANWWREVMAAVGAAEHVPCPRADNLWGDGFLPLLAAGGHLGEVDGFAWWFISRPGDQPANVSQAVRLIGVANGGREPLAWGHVQGMLGWQNALERDVRRRT from the coding sequence GTGAATTCCGGCCGCCGCGACCTCGGAGCCTCCCGGCCCGACCTCGATTCGACCGGGGCCGTGATGGAAATGCAGGGACTGTTCGGTCCCTTTCAGTTTCCCGAGTTGTTGCTGCAACGCATTTGGGCTGATCGCGCTTTCTCGGTGGGAGAAGCGACGACGCAGAACGGGGAGCGGATCAAAGTTGATCACCCCGGCCGTTGGAATCGATTGGGTGGACCTGATTTCAAGGACGCCCGACTGCGCATCGGGGGACGTCAGATTGACGGCGATGTGGAAATCCACCTCCATGAATCCGACTGGCGGGCGCACGGTCACGGCAACGATGCCCACTACGATGGGGTGGTCCTGCACGTGGTGCTCTATCCGAGTTCGGCCACGACGACCGCCACCAACGGAGACCGTGCCTCAATTCCAGTTTTGGCGCTTTTGCCGCTGCTGTGGCACGATCTGGAAGAATACGCGGCGGATGCCGCCGTTTCGTCGATCGCCGACCGTCCCGCCGACCGGCTGGCGGCGGAGTGGTTGGAAATGTCACCGCGCCAGGCCCGAGCCAGATTGAGGGGCGAAGCGCGGAAGCGTTGGGATGCCAAAGTGCACTACGCCCGGTTGCGCATCCAGCGAACCAGCTGGCGGGAAGCCTGCCATCTGACTGCCATGGAGATTCTCGGTTACCGTTTCAATCGGGTCGGGATGCTGCGTGCTGCCATTCGTTGGCCTTTGGCGCTTTGGGGCGAAGATGGCGTCGAGACCGATGAAGTATTCATGGAACTGGCAGCGGATTGGAAACTCAACGGGGTGCGCCCCGCCAATCACCCCCGACGGCGTTTGGCGAGTTACGCTCGCTGGGTGCGGCAAGGAGGCACCGCGTGGCCCGATCGACTGATAGAGCAGGCGAGGGCATGGCCGGGAGCGGCGTTGGACACTGACGACTCGGGCGACCGCGGTGTGCGGCAATGGCGGCGGGATTCCGGTTATGCCAATTGGTGGCGGGAAGTCATGGCCGCGGTCGGTGCGGCGGAACATGTGCCGTGCCCGCGGGCGGACAACTTGTGGGGCGACGGCTTTCTGCCACTACTGGCGGCTGGCGGCCATTTGGGGGAAGTCGATGGGTTCGCCTGGTGGTTCATTTCGAGACCGGGGGATCAACCGGCGAACGTATCGCAAGCGGTGCGATTGATCGGAGTGGCCAACGGCGGCCGCGAACCGTTGGCGTGGGGACATGTGCAAGGGATGCTTGGATGGCAAAATGCGCTGGAACGGGACGTTCGGCGGCGGACTTGA
- a CDS encoding NYN domain-containing protein has product MPTQTKHLIIDGNNIGRALGDIAMVWRQDRDAGQHAVVGFVRDWHDAMGWRVTTVFDGKGAALSVETPGDEPTFVVAYAPRGMTADSVIEQWVEKSRAPELCVVATRDRALAETVRALQAEVISPEDLISWVSRAREVTRRSINRASDSAW; this is encoded by the coding sequence ATGCCGACCCAGACCAAACATCTCATCATCGATGGCAATAACATCGGTCGCGCGCTCGGCGATATTGCCATGGTGTGGCGACAGGATCGCGATGCGGGGCAGCATGCCGTCGTCGGCTTCGTCCGAGACTGGCACGATGCGATGGGATGGCGCGTGACGACAGTATTCGATGGCAAGGGCGCCGCGTTATCGGTCGAAACCCCGGGCGACGAGCCCACCTTTGTGGTGGCGTATGCGCCCCGCGGCATGACCGCCGACAGCGTAATCGAGCAATGGGTGGAGAAGTCACGGGCACCGGAATTGTGTGTGGTCGCAACCCGCGACCGCGCACTGGCCGAAACCGTGCGCGCGTTGCAAGCCGAAGTCATTTCGCCGGAGGATTTGATCTCCTGGGTGTCGCGGGCTCGCGAAGTCACACGACGAAGCATCAACCGCGCGAGCGACTCCGCCTGGTGA